One Pectobacterium colocasium DNA segment encodes these proteins:
- a CDS encoding YcjX family protein, with protein sequence MSRLQNELHSLVNRSVDRHLRLAVTGLSRSGKTAFITAFVNQLLNTHSGAHLPMFSPVREERLLGVKRVPQRDLGVPRFAYDEGMAALYGSPPAWPTPTRGVSEIRLALRYRSKDSLLRHFKDTSTLYLEIVDYPGEWLLDLPLLEQTYLSWSQQMSGLLQGGRTEWAKPWLALCEKVDPLAPADENLLAEVAQAYTDYLHRCKQEGLHFIQPGRFVLPGDLAGAPVLQFFPWPQVNEIGEAKLAQADEKTNIGMLRKRFDYYCQSVVKGFYKDHFVRFDRQIVLVDCLQPLNSGIHAFNDMRLALTQLMQSFHYGKRTLFRRLFSPCIDKLMFAASKADHITADQHANLVSLLQQLVQEAWQNAAFEGIDMRCEGIASIQSTQSGVVDHQGQKIPALKGHRLSDGQPLTVYPGEVPARLPGAAFWQTQGFHFDQFRPREMTVDTPLPHIRLDTVMDFLLKDKLR encoded by the coding sequence ATGAGTCGACTACAAAACGAACTTCACTCACTGGTCAATCGCAGTGTGGATCGCCACCTGCGTCTTGCCGTCACCGGGTTGAGCCGCAGTGGCAAAACCGCGTTTATCACCGCGTTCGTTAATCAATTATTGAACACCCATAGCGGAGCACATTTGCCGATGTTTTCCCCCGTGCGCGAAGAGCGTTTGCTGGGAGTAAAACGCGTGCCGCAGCGCGATCTGGGCGTGCCGCGTTTTGCCTATGATGAAGGCATGGCGGCGCTGTATGGCTCGCCACCGGCTTGGCCGACGCCGACGCGTGGCGTGAGTGAGATTCGTCTGGCGCTGCGCTATCGCTCCAAGGATTCGCTGCTGCGTCATTTTAAAGACACGTCGACGCTCTATCTGGAAATTGTCGATTACCCCGGCGAATGGTTACTGGATCTGCCGCTGCTGGAGCAAACCTATTTGAGCTGGTCGCAGCAGATGAGTGGTTTGCTGCAAGGGGGACGCACCGAGTGGGCGAAACCCTGGCTGGCGCTGTGTGAGAAAGTCGATCCGCTGGCTCCGGCGGATGAAAATCTGCTTGCTGAGGTGGCGCAGGCTTACACCGACTATCTTCATCGCTGCAAGCAAGAAGGGCTGCACTTTATTCAACCGGGGCGGTTTGTGCTGCCGGGCGACCTGGCGGGTGCGCCGGTGCTGCAATTTTTCCCCTGGCCGCAGGTGAATGAAATCGGTGAAGCCAAACTGGCGCAGGCGGATGAGAAAACCAATATCGGCATGCTGCGTAAGCGTTTTGATTATTACTGTCAGTCGGTCGTCAAAGGGTTTTATAAGGATCACTTCGTGCGCTTTGACCGGCAGATTGTTCTGGTTGACTGCCTGCAACCGCTCAATAGCGGTATTCACGCGTTTAACGATATGCGGCTGGCACTGACCCAACTGATGCAAAGTTTTCACTACGGGAAACGCACGCTATTCCGGCGTTTGTTCTCGCCCTGTATCGACAAGCTGATGTTTGCGGCGAGTAAAGCGGATCACATTACTGCCGATCAGCACGCCAATCTGGTGTCTTTGCTTCAGCAACTGGTGCAAGAGGCGTGGCAGAACGCCGCGTTTGAAGGCATCGATATGCGCTGTGAAGGCATTGCGTCAATCCAGTCAACGCAAAGCGGCGTTGTCGATCATCAGGGGCAGAAAATTCCCGCGCTGAAAGGGCATCGACTCAGCGATGGCCAACCGCTGACAGTCTACCCCGGTGAAGTGCCTGCACGTTTACCGGGGGCGGCATTCTGGCAAACGCAGGGCTTCCATTTCGATCAATTTCGTCCGCGAGAAATGACGGTAGACACACCGTTGCCGCATATCCGGTTGGATACGGTCATGGACTTTCTGTTAAAGGATAAATTGCGATGA
- a CDS encoding ShlB/FhaC/HecB family hemolysin secretion/activation protein: MLRNASFTDGYQSARLSPLALFILLTTSASSWAADNNQTPLAAPNRVDEQLNINQQDRQRAMQQQLAPQTPDVRLQAPSSFFTRLQFPREQQCFTLYHIILTGKDDFPSWLRMPLQQLADQGKGQCLGAQGVNLLMSALQNRLIDHGYVTARVMAPPQNLKTGTLHITLIPGKTRQITLTKESDRYVSFWSALPAREGELLDLRDIEQGLENLQRVPTVQAEMAIVPGDQPGESDIDVTWKQEKMWRLGATLDDSGTETTGRYQGGLTLYIDNPFALSDLFYISGNHDLESGSEKGSKNYMLHYSVPFGYWMAGVTASGYDYNQNVAGAYEDYNYSGNSKNLNFQLSRVLYRSGSQKTSMSYEILTRESQNFVNDTEVDVQRRKTSAWRLGLQHRHYFGATTLDAAVSYQRGTRWFGAIPAQEEYFDEGTALAKIIQLNAQLDMPFTIGNQTFRYNVQYLRQINHTKLTPQDQLSIGNRWTVRGFDGERTLTADNGWFVRNDLAWRTPLPNQELYLGADYGEVDGTRDYLAGKHLAGGVLGLRGNAFNTGYDLFVGVPFSKPEGFHTSPVTLGFNLSWQY; the protein is encoded by the coding sequence ATGCTACGGAATGCGTCATTCACTGACGGGTATCAATCTGCGCGTCTCAGCCCGCTTGCGCTGTTTATTTTATTGACCACCTCAGCAAGCAGCTGGGCGGCAGATAATAATCAGACGCCTCTTGCCGCACCGAACCGTGTGGATGAACAGCTGAATATCAACCAGCAGGATCGCCAGCGTGCGATGCAGCAACAATTAGCGCCACAAACGCCCGATGTGCGTTTGCAGGCCCCCTCTTCATTCTTTACTAGGCTGCAATTTCCTCGCGAACAACAGTGCTTTACGCTGTATCACATTATCCTGACCGGCAAAGATGATTTCCCCTCCTGGCTGCGTATGCCGCTGCAACAGCTGGCCGATCAGGGTAAAGGTCAGTGCCTGGGCGCTCAGGGTGTCAACCTGCTGATGAGTGCACTGCAAAACCGTCTGATCGACCACGGTTACGTCACCGCGCGCGTGATGGCACCGCCACAAAACCTGAAAACCGGCACCCTGCATATCACCCTGATTCCGGGCAAAACGCGCCAGATCACATTGACCAAAGAGAGCGATCGCTACGTGAGCTTCTGGAGTGCTCTGCCAGCGCGTGAAGGCGAACTGCTGGATCTGCGTGATATCGAGCAGGGACTGGAAAACCTGCAACGCGTGCCAACCGTGCAGGCAGAAATGGCGATTGTTCCGGGCGACCAGCCAGGCGAAAGTGACATTGACGTGACCTGGAAACAGGAAAAAATGTGGCGTCTCGGCGCGACGCTCGATGACTCCGGCACCGAAACCACCGGTCGTTATCAGGGCGGCCTGACGCTGTATATCGATAATCCCTTCGCGCTCAGCGATCTGTTCTACATTTCCGGCAACCATGACCTTGAATCCGGCAGCGAAAAAGGCAGCAAGAACTACATGCTGCACTACTCCGTGCCGTTCGGTTACTGGATGGCGGGCGTCACCGCCAGCGGCTACGACTACAACCAGAATGTGGCAGGCGCGTATGAAGACTACAACTACAGCGGCAACAGCAAAAACCTTAACTTTCAGCTGAGCCGGGTGCTGTACCGCAGCGGCAGTCAGAAAACCTCGATGAGCTATGAAATTCTGACGCGCGAATCACAGAACTTTGTCAACGATACCGAAGTGGATGTACAGCGGCGTAAAACCAGCGCCTGGCGTCTGGGTCTGCAGCATCGTCACTACTTCGGCGCCACCACGCTTGATGCCGCCGTGAGCTACCAGCGCGGCACCCGCTGGTTCGGCGCGATTCCGGCACAGGAAGAGTATTTCGATGAAGGCACCGCGCTGGCGAAAATTATCCAGCTCAATGCCCAATTGGATATGCCGTTTACAATAGGAAATCAGACCTTCCGCTACAACGTGCAGTATCTGCGCCAGATCAACCATACCAAACTGACGCCACAGGATCAGCTGTCGATTGGTAACCGCTGGACTGTGCGCGGCTTCGACGGTGAACGCACCCTGACGGCCGACAACGGCTGGTTCGTGCGCAACGATCTGGCCTGGCGCACGCCGCTGCCTAACCAGGAACTGTATCTCGGCGCTGACTACGGCGAAGTGGACGGCACGCGTGATTACCTCGCCGGAAAACATCTGGCGGGCGGCGTCCTTGGTCTGCGCGGTAACGCCTTTAACACCGGCTACGACCTGTTTGTCGGTGTGCCGTTCTCCAAACCGGAGGGCTTCCATACCAGCCCGGTCACCCTCGGCTTCAACCTCAGCTGGCAGTACTAA
- a CDS encoding toxin-activating lysine-acyltransferase: protein MKIPVNGYQLTAPLLGGQFSEAEALGAAVWLWMHSEQHRDIPLSVLPTLLLPAIKHQQFVIASRDDKPMFFLSWAWMDEEAEQRYLTGPGILVQPQDWTSGNRLWFRDWVAPFGDQQTFRRIVGGTLFPHLCGRALYHKGAERGQRVLQFRGDDVTQQQFRLWQQNTPLVA from the coding sequence ATGAAAATTCCTGTTAATGGCTATCAGTTAACCGCCCCGCTGCTCGGCGGTCAGTTCAGCGAAGCGGAAGCACTTGGCGCGGCAGTCTGGCTGTGGATGCATTCGGAACAGCACCGCGATATTCCGCTCAGTGTGCTACCGACGCTGCTGTTGCCCGCCATCAAACATCAACAGTTTGTTATCGCCAGCCGTGATGACAAGCCGATGTTTTTCCTTAGCTGGGCGTGGATGGATGAAGAAGCGGAACAGCGCTACCTCACCGGCCCCGGCATTCTGGTGCAGCCGCAAGACTGGACCAGCGGCAACCGCCTGTGGTTCCGCGACTGGGTCGCGCCATTCGGCGACCAGCAGACGTTTCGCCGCATCGTCGGCGGCACGCTGTTTCCCCACTTATGTGGCCGGGCGCTGTACCACAAAGGGGCGGAACGCGGACAACGGGTACTGCAATTCCGTGGCGATGACGTCACACAACAACAATTCAGACTCTGGCAGCAGAACACGCCGCTGGTTGCTTAA